From the Mycobacteriales bacterium genome, the window GCACGCCGGTGTGGACCACGGTGACCGCCGCGTTGGCGGTCGGCCGCTTCTGGGTCAACAGCAGCGACAGCGGACGGCCCAGCGTCGTACCACGCCCGAGGACGCACACCGACCGTCCCGACACCGGGATCTCGTAGTGAGCCAGCAGCGCCTCGATGCCCGCGGGCGTGCACGGCACCGGACCGGGCATGCCGAGAGCGAGCCGGCCCATGTTCGTCGGGTGCAGCCCGTCCACGTCCTTGTCGGGGTCCATCTCGAGCAGCGCCGCGTCGAAGTCGATCTGCGGCGGCGTCGGGTGCTGCACGAGCATCGCGTCGACGTCGTCGGCGTCGTTGAAGTCCCGGATCGCGGCGATGACGTCGGCTTGCGTCGCGTCCTGGCCGAGGTGGATGTGCGGCGAGGTGAAGCCGAGCTCGGCGGCCTTCTCCTGCTTCACCCGGATGTAGCCGGCGCTCGCCGAGTCGTCGCCGACGAGGATCGTGCCGAGGCCCGGC encodes:
- a CDS encoding tetrahydrofolate dehydrogenase/cyclohydrolase catalytic domain-containing protein — translated: MTARMLPGAPVAEAVLAELAPRIAALVEAGHRPGLGTILVGDDSASAGYIRVKQEKAAELGFTSPHIHLGQDATQADVIAAIRDFNDADDVDAMLVQHPTPPQIDFDAALLEMDPDKDVDGLHPTNMGRLALGMPGPVPCTPAGIEALLAHYEIPVSGRSVCVLGRGTTLGRPLSLLLTQKRPTANAAVTVVHTGVPNWADYTRAAEIVIAAAGVPGILQPEHISAGATVIGGGVRYEGRKLLPDVDESCEAVAGAITPRVGGVGPTTVAMLFRNAVAAAEARRPRGARNC